In Flavobacterium sp. CBA20B-1, one DNA window encodes the following:
- a CDS encoding heavy-metal-associated domain-containing protein, translating into MKNLKTLLIILFVAFSTIAHAQNKKSEKAVIKTNIVCDHCKACETCGKMFQTEMLKIKGVKMYELDEEKETITVYFNPKKTNLQTIKTAISKLGFDADEIKADPVAYENLDGCCKA; encoded by the coding sequence ATGAAAAATTTAAAAACTTTATTAATTATTTTGTTTGTCGCGTTTTCAACAATAGCGCATGCACAAAACAAAAAATCGGAAAAAGCAGTGATTAAGACAAACATTGTTTGTGATCATTGTAAAGCGTGTGAAACTTGCGGAAAAATGTTTCAAACCGAAATGCTGAAAATTAAAGGTGTAAAAATGTATGAATTAGACGAAGAAAAAGAAACCATTACGGTTTACTTCAACCCTAAAAAAACAAATTTGCAAACCATTAAAACAGCCATTTCAAAATTAGGTTTTGATGCCGATGAAATAAAAGCTGACCCTGTTGCCTATGAAAATTTAGACGGTTGTTGCAAAGCTTAA
- a CDS encoding TetR/AcrR family transcriptional regulator, which produces MDDKPKKRKRTSGVLRDKDRTKAKMVQAVGKVLLKKGYTGLNASAIAKEAGIDKSLVWTYFGSLDNLVEEYILQRDFLNTVAKNDVLSLLESTNGIPKEAIYGILHNQLETLLKDKVLQKIIHWEIGESKPFLRNLADKREELGEAFFEVVEPAYKNANVDLRGILAVLIAGVYYLALHGKTNGSLFCGIDINEPAGEQRIKEAIYTVIEMAHQKAQLD; this is translated from the coding sequence ATGGACGATAAACCCAAAAAACGCAAGCGAACATCGGGTGTATTGCGCGATAAAGACCGAACAAAAGCAAAAATGGTTCAAGCAGTGGGAAAAGTTCTGCTAAAAAAAGGTTATACCGGACTGAATGCTAGTGCTATTGCAAAAGAAGCCGGTATTGATAAAAGTTTGGTTTGGACCTATTTTGGCAGTTTAGATAATTTAGTAGAAGAATACATCTTACAACGCGATTTTTTGAATACTGTTGCCAAAAACGATGTATTATCGCTGCTTGAAAGTACAAACGGAATTCCCAAAGAAGCTATTTATGGCATTCTACACAATCAATTAGAAACTTTGCTAAAAGATAAAGTGCTTCAAAAAATCATTCATTGGGAAATTGGTGAAAGCAAACCTTTTTTACGCAATTTAGCCGATAAACGCGAAGAATTGGGCGAAGCTTTCTTTGAAGTAGTCGAACCTGCTTATAAAAATGCAAATGTAGATTTACGAGGAATTTTGGCGGTTTTAATTGCCGGTGTTTACTATTTGGCACTTCACGGAAAAACCAATGGCAGTTTATTTTGCGGAATTGATATCAACGAACCGGCAGGAGAGCAACGTATTAAAGAGGCTATTTATACGGTGATTGAAATGGCACATCAAAAAGCGCAACTTGATTAA
- a CDS encoding histidine kinase: MKTFLRHLKQFGIILIICFILVAIINYNLNETYDEYILLRLFAVVFSYTLSIYVANALVLSDFYLKREKNLKNIIIGGLLVNLLTVTVVFLINIIGNLFYTDFQIIESFKLSLKTAVFSSWFSMTISTTVYVALLIRRKDKIEVTQQKDIAVKATASFETLKNQLDPHFLFNSLNVLSSLIEENPLKAQEFTVALSKIYRYVLDQKDKNLISVEEELNFAKLYISLLKMRFENGISVNFLIDESVFDYKIVPLSLQLLLENAIKHNSISDKKPLLIKIYQEENYLVVQNSLQKKQTFEKSSGIGLSNIIYRYELVSNTNVEIMQTNDLYKVKLPLISSDSLFDFQQDNITETLFENAYSRMKKLKEFYQSLFLTIVTIPTFFALNKWAFPAKDWWIVIAFFMLIALIINGVKALNIFNKWEQKMIQKQLNKK; the protein is encoded by the coding sequence ATGAAAACATTTCTAAGACACTTAAAACAATTCGGCATTATTCTAATAATATGTTTCATTTTAGTAGCTATTATTAATTATAACCTTAATGAAACCTATGATGAATATATTTTATTAAGATTATTTGCTGTGGTTTTCAGTTATACATTAAGTATTTATGTAGCGAACGCTTTAGTTTTGTCTGACTTTTATTTGAAACGAGAAAAAAATCTTAAAAATATTATTATAGGTGGACTTTTAGTTAATTTGCTAACAGTTACTGTGGTTTTTTTAATAAATATTATTGGGAATTTGTTCTATACCGACTTTCAAATAATAGAATCTTTTAAATTATCACTTAAAACTGCTGTGTTTTCAAGCTGGTTTTCTATGACGATTTCAACAACGGTATATGTAGCATTATTGATTCGCAGAAAAGATAAAATTGAAGTTACCCAGCAAAAGGATATCGCTGTAAAAGCAACGGCTTCGTTTGAAACACTTAAAAATCAGTTGGATCCGCATTTTTTGTTTAATTCGTTGAATGTTTTAAGCTCTTTAATCGAGGAAAATCCTTTAAAAGCACAGGAGTTTACTGTGGCTTTATCAAAAATTTATCGTTATGTATTGGATCAAAAAGATAAAAACTTAATATCGGTTGAAGAAGAATTGAATTTTGCAAAACTTTATATTTCTTTATTAAAAATGCGATTTGAAAATGGAATTTCTGTCAATTTTTTGATTGACGAATCTGTTTTTGATTACAAAATTGTACCATTAAGCCTACAACTTTTGCTTGAAAATGCCATAAAACATAATAGCATTTCAGATAAAAAACCGCTATTAATCAAAATTTATCAAGAAGAAAACTATCTGGTTGTTCAAAATTCTTTACAAAAAAAGCAAACTTTTGAAAAATCGAGCGGTATTGGCTTGTCAAATATTATCTATCGCTATGAATTGGTATCAAATACAAATGTAGAAATAATGCAAACAAATGATCTTTATAAAGTAAAATTACCTTTAATATCAAGTGATTCTTTATTTGATTTTCAACAAGATAACATCACCGAAACACTTTTTGAGAACGCTTACAGCAGAATGAAAAAACTCAAAGAGTTTTATCAATCACTATTCCTCACAATTGTTACAATTCCTACATTCTTCGCACTGAATAAATGGGCTTTTCCTGCCAAAGATTGGTGGATTGTGATTGCATTTTTCATGCTCATTGCATTGATAATAAACGGTGTGAAAGCATTAAACATTTTTAACAAGTGGGAACAAAAAATGATACAAAAACAACTAAATAAAAAATAA
- a CDS encoding LytR/AlgR family response regulator transcription factor, whose translation MNVVIIEDEKPAARLLKRRLEPMNCSVVAVLASVTESVEWFANNTHPDLVLVDIQLEDGISFEIFDHVSIASAIIFTTAYDEYALRAFKLNSIDYLLKPIDEKELQAALEKFRAWHEKTTFTTDVLKNFYPTEYKKRYIVKTGNSLKIVDSTDIECFYSAFKSSFLATNQGRSFPIDESLEAIEKETDPSAFFRVNRQYIIALKAIKDISVYSNSRLKISLQTYKDEEIIVSRERVQAFKEWINR comes from the coding sequence ATGAACGTAGTTATTATTGAAGATGAAAAACCAGCAGCTCGTTTATTAAAACGGCGGCTTGAGCCAATGAATTGTTCAGTGGTGGCTGTTTTGGCATCGGTCACCGAAAGTGTGGAGTGGTTTGCAAATAACACACATCCCGATTTGGTTTTGGTTGATATTCAATTAGAAGACGGTATTTCGTTTGAAATTTTTGATCATGTTTCCATAGCTAGTGCCATTATTTTTACAACTGCTTATGATGAATATGCGTTAAGAGCCTTTAAACTAAACAGTATTGATTATTTGCTGAAACCAATTGATGAAAAAGAGCTACAAGCTGCTTTAGAAAAATTTAGAGCTTGGCATGAAAAAACAACTTTTACTACTGATGTATTAAAGAATTTTTACCCAACTGAGTATAAAAAAAGGTATATTGTAAAAACAGGCAACAGTTTAAAAATTGTTGATTCCACAGATATTGAATGTTTTTACAGCGCTTTTAAAAGTAGTTTTTTAGCTACGAACCAGGGCAGGTCGTTTCCAATAGATGAAAGTTTAGAAGCAATTGAAAAAGAAACAGATCCATCTGCATTTTTCCGAGTGAATCGCCAATACATCATTGCATTAAAAGCCATTAAAGATATAAGTGTTTACAGCAATTCTCGATTAAAAATTAGCCTGCAAACCTATAAAGATGAAGAAATCATTGTGAGCAGAGAGCGCGTACAAGCTTTTAAAGAATGGATTAATCGATAG
- a CDS encoding isopenicillin N synthase family dioxygenase, which yields MQNIPSVNLRDFLSDDPVRKQKFVNEIGKAYEEIGFVALKGHFLSEELVAKLYQQVRTFFHLPLEVKQKYEISGIGGQRGYVSFGKESAKGRSTGDLKEFWHFGQYVENNDKLANEYPANVTVTELPEFNSTGKEAYKMLEKTGVYVLRALALYLDLSEFYFDDFVKNGNSILRPIHYPPILDEPKDAVRAAAHGDINLITLLMGAQGKGLQVQNNNGEWIDAIAAEDELVINVGDMLSRHTNNKLKSTIHQVVNPPRELWGTSRFSIPFFMHPISEMPLNCLDNCVNEENPKLYEDITAGAFLTERLIELGLIKK from the coding sequence ATGCAAAATATACCCAGTGTTAATTTGCGTGATTTCCTATCGGATGATCCGGTACGCAAACAAAAATTTGTAAATGAAATCGGTAAAGCTTACGAAGAAATTGGTTTCGTAGCTTTAAAAGGACACTTTTTAAGTGAAGAATTGGTTGCAAAATTATACCAGCAAGTTCGCACCTTTTTTCACCTTCCACTAGAAGTTAAGCAAAAATATGAAATTTCCGGAATAGGCGGTCAACGTGGTTATGTTTCCTTTGGAAAAGAATCTGCAAAAGGAAGATCCACAGGCGATTTAAAAGAGTTTTGGCATTTTGGACAATATGTTGAAAACAATGACAAATTGGCAAACGAATATCCTGCAAATGTAACGGTTACCGAACTTCCTGAATTTAATTCAACAGGAAAAGAAGCTTACAAAATGCTCGAAAAAACGGGAGTTTACGTATTGCGGGCTTTGGCTTTATATTTGGATTTAAGTGAATTTTATTTTGACGATTTTGTTAAAAACGGAAACTCAATATTACGCCCAATTCACTACCCTCCTATTCTTGATGAACCAAAAGATGCCGTACGAGCAGCTGCACATGGCGACATTAATTTAATTACACTTTTAATGGGCGCACAAGGAAAAGGTTTGCAAGTTCAGAACAACAATGGCGAATGGATTGATGCAATTGCCGCCGAAGATGAATTGGTTATAAATGTAGGTGATATGTTGTCGCGACACACCAATAATAAACTAAAATCTACTATACATCAAGTGGTCAACCCGCCACGGGAATTATGGGGAACTTCGCGCTTTTCAATTCCATTCTTTATGCACCCAATAAGCGAAATGCCTTTAAATTGTTTGGATAACTGTGTGAACGAAGAAAATCCTAAACTTTATGAAGATATAACTGCAGGTGCTTTTTTAACGGAAAGGTTAATAGAATTGGGTTTGATTAAGAAATAA
- a CDS encoding 2TM domain-containing protein — MENYSQLELLKAKKRVKEVKGFYIHCISYISVNTVLIILNLLTPNSGYWFIFPLIGWGIGLFSHAVGVFNLIPFLNKDWENRKIKQYMDEERNAFKNK, encoded by the coding sequence ATGGAAAATTATAGTCAATTAGAGCTTTTAAAAGCCAAAAAACGCGTGAAAGAAGTAAAAGGCTTTTATATACATTGCATTTCATATATAAGCGTAAACACGGTGTTAATTATTTTAAATTTGCTGACTCCAAATAGCGGATATTGGTTTATATTTCCTTTAATCGGATGGGGAATAGGCTTGTTCTCACATGCAGTAGGCGTTTTTAATTTAATTCCATTTTTAAACAAAGATTGGGAAAACCGAAAGATAAAACAATACATGGATGAAGAACGAAATGCTTTTAAAAATAAATAA
- a CDS encoding plasmid pRiA4b ORF-3 family protein — protein MVYKFRVILDAEDDVLRDIAIKDTDTLEDLHNTIINAFGFDGTEGGSFFLCDDNWQQEDEIPLFDMGDVPGEQKTMVDFKLNDLLYEDQTKILYIYDPFVNWTFFVELAAIESEDDSEEKELPALLFAHGVLPEDAPVKTFGDPISKEDIYGDFDDDYDDEDFDMFDGDDSFEDFGYDDSY, from the coding sequence ATGGTTTACAAATTTCGCGTTATTTTAGATGCTGAAGATGATGTTTTAAGAGACATCGCCATTAAAGATACAGATACTTTAGAAGATTTACACAACACCATCATCAATGCGTTTGGCTTTGACGGCACCGAAGGCGGATCGTTTTTCTTGTGCGATGACAACTGGCAACAAGAAGATGAAATTCCGCTGTTTGATATGGGCGATGTGCCTGGTGAACAAAAAACGATGGTCGATTTTAAATTGAACGATTTGTTGTACGAAGACCAAACCAAAATTCTTTATATCTATGATCCGTTTGTAAATTGGACATTTTTTGTGGAATTGGCTGCGATTGAAAGCGAAGACGATTCTGAAGAAAAAGAATTGCCTGCATTGCTTTTTGCACACGGAGTTTTACCTGAAGACGCTCCTGTAAAAACGTTTGGTGATCCCATTTCTAAAGAGGACATTTATGGGGATTTTGATGACGATTACGACGATGAAGATTTTGATATGTTTGATGGTGATGACAGTTTTGAAGATTTTGGTTACGACGACAGTTATTAA
- a CDS encoding phosphoribosylaminoimidazolesuccinocarboxamide synthase: MMKTITSSNFNFPGQKAVYKGKVREVYTINDDLLVMIATDRLSAFDVIMPKGIPYKGQILNQIASKFMQLTQDIVPNWLIANPDPNVAVGHLCEPFKVEMVIRGYLSGHAAREYAAGKRILCGVEMPEGMKENDKFPTPIITPTTKAAVGTHDEDISKEDILAQEIVSKEDYEVLEQYTHALYQRGTEIAAARGLILVDTKYEFGKTKDGKIVLIDEIHTPDSSRYFYADGYQERQNNNEAQKQLSKEFVRQWLITNGFQGKDGQQIPEMSDAYIETVSDRYIELYENIIGEKFEKADVSNIHERIEQNVNAFLASYKK, from the coding sequence ATAATGAAAACCATAACTTCTTCTAACTTTAATTTTCCGGGTCAAAAAGCAGTTTACAAAGGAAAAGTACGCGAAGTTTATACAATTAACGATGATTTATTGGTGATGATTGCAACCGACCGTTTATCGGCTTTTGATGTAATTATGCCAAAAGGAATTCCCTATAAAGGTCAAATTTTGAACCAAATTGCATCGAAATTCATGCAACTTACTCAAGATATTGTACCCAATTGGCTAATCGCAAATCCTGATCCAAACGTAGCAGTGGGGCATTTGTGTGAACCTTTTAAGGTTGAAATGGTGATTCGCGGTTATTTGTCGGGGCATGCAGCACGCGAATATGCTGCAGGAAAACGCATTTTGTGTGGTGTTGAAATGCCAGAAGGTATGAAAGAAAACGATAAATTCCCAACGCCAATTATTACACCAACTACCAAAGCTGCTGTTGGCACACACGATGAAGATATTTCTAAGGAAGACATTTTGGCTCAAGAGATTGTTTCTAAAGAAGATTACGAAGTTTTGGAACAATACACACACGCCTTATATCAGCGTGGAACAGAGATTGCAGCCGCTCGTGGACTGATTTTGGTCGATACAAAGTACGAATTTGGTAAAACAAAAGACGGTAAAATTGTATTGATTGATGAAATTCATACACCTGATTCTTCTCGATATTTTTATGCAGATGGATACCAAGAGCGTCAGAATAACAACGAAGCTCAAAAACAATTATCGAAAGAATTTGTACGTCAGTGGTTAATTACAAATGGTTTTCAAGGGAAAGATGGTCAGCAAATTCCTGAAATGTCCGATGCATACATTGAAACCGTTTCAGATAGATACATTGAATTATATGAAAATATCATTGGTGAAAAATTTGAAAAAGCCGATGTTTCCAACATTCACGAACGTATCGAACAAAACGTAAATGCTTTTTTGGCATCATATAAAAAATAA
- a CDS encoding alpha-ketoacid dehydrogenase subunit alpha/beta, whose translation MEVQTEILSQELLLDLYKKLLKPRLIEEKMLILIRQGKVSKWFSGMGQEAIAVGVTSILHNDEYILPMHRNLGVFTSRNIPLSRLFSQWQGKPNGFTKGRDRSFHFGTQEFNIVGMISHLGPQLGIADGIALAHKLRKENKITAVFTGEGATSEGDFHEAINVAAVWDLPVMFIIENNGYGLSTPTNEQYKCENLADKGIGYGMESHIIDGNNIVEVYTKLSAIANDMRQNPHPVLIEMKTFRMRGHEEASGTKYVPQELFEEWKLKDPIARLKNYLFEMGILSDEQDAHIRREIKEEIDTHWKITQDEAGLEAHLETELNDVYKPFDYQHFEVLTETKNIRFIDAISEGLKQSFERHENLVIMGQDIAEYGGAFKVTEGFVDAFGKERVRNTPICESIIVSSAAGLSINKYKAIVEMQFADFVSTGFNPIVNLLAKQHYRWGEHADVVVRMPCGAGSGAGPFHSQTNEAWFTKTPGLKVVYPAFPVDAKGLLNTAINDPNPVIFFEHKNLYRSKSQDVPANYYTIPFGQASLIKEGNDVTIISYGAGVHWALDTLEKHADISADLIDLRTLQPLDYETIRKSVQKSNRVIILQEDTLFGGIASDLSAWIMENCFEYLDAPVKRVASIETPIPFMDHLEAQYLPKERFEQELLVLLQF comes from the coding sequence ATGGAAGTTCAAACAGAAATTTTATCGCAAGAGCTATTATTAGATCTTTATAAGAAATTATTGAAACCTCGATTAATAGAGGAAAAAATGTTGATTTTGATCCGTCAGGGAAAAGTATCAAAATGGTTTTCAGGCATGGGGCAAGAAGCCATTGCAGTTGGTGTAACATCTATTCTTCACAATGATGAATACATTTTGCCAATGCACCGAAATCTTGGTGTTTTTACAAGTAGAAATATTCCTTTAAGCAGATTATTTTCGCAATGGCAAGGCAAACCAAACGGATTTACAAAAGGACGCGATCGTTCGTTTCACTTTGGTACCCAAGAATTTAATATTGTGGGCATGATCTCGCATTTGGGACCGCAATTGGGTATTGCCGATGGTATTGCGCTGGCACATAAATTGCGAAAAGAAAACAAAATTACGGCGGTTTTTACAGGCGAAGGAGCAACCTCTGAAGGCGATTTTCACGAAGCTATAAACGTTGCTGCGGTTTGGGATTTGCCGGTTATGTTTATTATTGAAAACAATGGTTACGGACTTTCAACGCCTACTAACGAACAATATAAGTGCGAAAATCTTGCCGATAAAGGCATTGGTTATGGTATGGAAAGTCATATAATTGATGGGAATAATATTGTGGAAGTTTATACCAAACTTTCTGCAATTGCCAATGATATGCGCCAAAATCCGCATCCGGTTTTAATTGAAATGAAAACCTTTAGAATGCGTGGACACGAAGAGGCGAGTGGTACCAAATATGTGCCACAAGAACTTTTTGAAGAGTGGAAACTGAAAGATCCAATTGCCCGATTAAAGAACTATTTATTTGAAATGGGTATTTTGTCTGATGAACAAGACGCACACATACGAAGAGAAATTAAAGAGGAAATTGATACACATTGGAAAATTACGCAAGATGAAGCTGGTTTAGAGGCTCATTTGGAAACAGAATTGAATGACGTGTATAAACCTTTTGATTATCAACACTTTGAAGTATTGACCGAAACGAAAAATATCCGTTTTATTGATGCGATTTCTGAAGGATTGAAACAATCGTTTGAACGTCATGAAAATTTAGTAATCATGGGGCAAGACATTGCCGAATACGGAGGTGCTTTTAAGGTAACCGAAGGTTTTGTTGATGCTTTTGGAAAAGAGCGCGTGCGCAACACGCCAATTTGCGAAAGTATTATTGTATCATCGGCTGCCGGATTGTCAATCAATAAATACAAAGCAATTGTAGAAATGCAGTTTGCCGATTTCGTTTCAACAGGTTTTAATCCCATCGTAAATTTATTGGCAAAGCAGCATTACCGTTGGGGCGAACATGCCGATGTGGTGGTGCGCATGCCTTGTGGCGCAGGTTCGGGCGCTGGTCCGTTTCATTCGCAAACAAACGAAGCTTGGTTCACTAAAACTCCGGGATTAAAAGTGGTTTACCCGGCTTTTCCTGTCGATGCCAAAGGGTTGTTGAACACAGCAATTAATGATCCCAATCCGGTAATTTTCTTTGAACATAAAAATCTGTACCGTAGTAAATCGCAAGATGTTCCGGCAAATTATTACACCATTCCTTTTGGGCAGGCTTCATTAATTAAAGAAGGAAACGATGTAACGATTATTTCATACGGAGCGGGCGTTCATTGGGCGTTGGATACCTTAGAAAAACATGCAGATATTTCAGCCGATTTGATCGATTTAAGAACATTGCAACCTTTAGATTACGAAACGATTAGAAAATCGGTACAAAAATCAAATCGAGTAATTATTTTGCAAGAGGACACGCTTTTTGGAGGCATTGCCAGTGATTTATCGGCTTGGATTATGGAAAATTGTTTTGAATATTTAGATGCACCAGTAAAACGTGTAGCAAGTATTGAAACACCTATACCTTTTATGGATCATCTAGAAGCGCAATATTTGCCAAAAGAACGTTTTGAACAAGAATTATTAGTACTTTTACAGTTTTAA
- a CDS encoding nucleoid-associated protein gives MINLFNTHIESLSIHRVGNKSRAEAIFLSENTFNVNDEITPLLKEYFFKPFREKEESYYQFAHDVDLDYNEMYNFANEIFANPSNVHEVSKKITKHLYEQSNHPHIKNGEVYVTYLTHITIDNNPVDAIGIFKSELKSDFLQFEENNSNLEMVLQQGINLNKLDKGCIIFNYKKEEGYKILTIDSNRYDARYWLEHFLSVDAFQDENFMTKKYLKFVQDFAKDVVLPAEDKKEEVMFMNRSVNYFAKNDEFEEQNFINDVIDNPDLQTEFKNYKTDRAEKYSIEDVSNFPIANNAVSDVRKKIKNVINLDTNVQIKLDFINPESAEKFIEKGWDEEKQMYYYLVYFNKEQKQ, from the coding sequence ATGATTAATTTATTTAATACCCACATTGAATCGTTATCTATTCACCGTGTGGGAAATAAAAGCCGTGCCGAGGCGATATTTTTATCGGAAAACACTTTCAACGTAAACGATGAAATCACGCCGCTTTTAAAAGAATATTTTTTCAAACCTTTTCGCGAAAAAGAAGAAAGTTACTACCAATTTGCACACGATGTGGATTTAGATTACAACGAAATGTACAATTTTGCCAACGAAATTTTTGCAAATCCAAGCAATGTTCACGAGGTTTCTAAAAAAATTACCAAACATTTATACGAACAATCAAATCACCCACATATTAAAAACGGGGAAGTTTATGTGACTTATTTAACGCATATCACTATTGACAATAATCCAGTAGATGCAATTGGTATTTTTAAAAGCGAGCTAAAATCTGATTTTTTACAGTTTGAAGAAAACAACAGCAACCTAGAAATGGTGCTTCAACAAGGAATCAACTTAAATAAATTAGACAAAGGCTGTATCATTTTTAATTATAAAAAAGAAGAAGGTTATAAAATTTTGACTATTGACAGTAACCGTTACGATGCGCGTTATTGGTTGGAACATTTTTTATCGGTTGATGCTTTTCAGGACGAAAACTTCATGACCAAGAAGTATTTGAAGTTTGTTCAGGATTTTGCAAAAGATGTGGTTTTGCCTGCCGAAGATAAAAAAGAAGAAGTGATGTTTATGAACCGTTCTGTGAATTATTTTGCAAAAAATGACGAGTTTGAAGAACAGAATTTTATTAATGATGTAATTGATAATCCTGATTTGCAAACAGAATTTAAGAACTACAAAACCGATCGCGCGGAAAAATACAGCATTGAAGATGTATCGAACTTTCCCATTGCAAATAACGCCGTTTCTGATGTTCGCAAAAAAATTAAAAACGTTATTAATTTAGATACCAACGTACAAATTAAATTGGATTTCATTAACCCCGAATCTGCCGAAAAATTCATTGAAAAAGGTTGGGACGAAGAAAAACAAATGTATTACTACTTGGTTTATTTCAATAAAGAACAGAAACAATAA
- a CDS encoding NAD(P)H-dependent oxidoreductase, translating into MSIIPALQWRYATKKMNGEKVSQDKVNSILEAARLAPTSSGLQPFEILVITNQLLKEQLKPFAFNQSQITDCSHLLVFAAWSVYDVAKISYYFDYYEAERNLPEGFSNGYKNNVIKQLTSMTPERQFEHAARQVYIALGMALTEAGALEVDSIPMEGFINHEVDKLLNLEEKGLKSVVILPIGYRDAENDWQAELKKVRKPNDYMISYID; encoded by the coding sequence ATGAGTATTATTCCCGCATTGCAGTGGCGTTACGCTACCAAAAAAATGAACGGCGAAAAAGTTTCTCAAGATAAAGTAAACAGCATTTTAGAAGCCGCACGCTTGGCGCCCACATCATCAGGTTTGCAACCTTTTGAAATACTGGTTATTACCAATCAATTATTAAAGGAGCAGTTGAAACCTTTCGCTTTCAATCAATCACAAATTACAGACTGTTCCCATTTATTGGTGTTTGCAGCTTGGAGTGTATATGATGTTGCCAAAATAAGTTATTATTTTGATTATTACGAGGCAGAACGTAATTTGCCCGAAGGTTTTTCAAACGGTTATAAGAACAACGTCATTAAACAATTAACGTCTATGACACCCGAACGTCAATTTGAACATGCTGCTCGCCAGGTGTATATTGCATTGGGAATGGCACTGACAGAAGCCGGAGCTCTAGAAGTTGATTCGATACCAATGGAAGGTTTTATAAACCACGAAGTTGATAAACTGTTGAATTTAGAAGAAAAAGGATTAAAAAGCGTTGTTATTTTACCGATTGGTTACCGTGATGCCGAAAACGATTGGCAAGCTGAACTAAAAAAGGTAAGAAAACCAAATGATTACATGATTTCGTATATTGATTAA